The Candidatus Bathyarchaeota archaeon DNA segment ATACTGGTGTGAAAACAAAATAGACTGTTCTACATGCATTAAAGTCTGTCCATATAATCTTGCATCCGCAAGGAAAGCTGAAGTTTCGCCAGAGGAGTTTTGGAAGGAAGGTTTATAATCAAACTGTGTGGTTTCTATTTCTATGTTAAATTCGAGGACTAGCATCGCACAGAGGAATATTACGGCGCTTGCAGTTTTCGCCTTCTTCCGCGGAACCGGTGTAAGCATATTCATGACTCTTTTTCCGCTCTATATGATTAATCTAGGCTATCAAGTGGCGGATGTGGGGACAATTGCCACCCTTTCGTCGATACCGTGCATTGTTCTGCTTCCTCTCATAGGCATTTTAATCGACTGGATTGGAAGAAAACCCATAGCGACGCTTACAGGCTTAACCATGTTTTTAGCCCTTTTGATCCCGTCATTCACCAGCCTTTACCCTTTTCTGGTTTTGGCTTACGCTTTTTACTTCTTCTCTTTTATAGCAGGGCAACCGTCAAGAAGCGCTTTACTGGCCGATTCAATCGATGAGCAGCTTGGAACCGCGTTCGCAAAGACTTTTATTCCGTTTCATGTTGCAAGGGCAATTGTTCCATTCATTGCTGGTTATCTGGCTGAAATCTATGGTTACAGCCCAATCTTTCTATATTCTTCCTTTTTCACGATGATTGGAACAATTTTCTTCGCATTTTATTCAGTTGAGCCCATAAAAAGGAAGCGAAAAAAAATTAGTTTGATAAAAGAGCTGAAAGAATCACTTGTTTTAGAAAGGAATTTGCTTAAACTTTACTTGTTTGCCATAATTGATAGATTTGCTTGGCAACTATGGTTTCCACTTTTAAATGCTCACTTTAAGAAGGGGTTAGGAATGGCCGACTCTGAGGTTGGATTATTAAGCAGTGTTATGAGTGGAACCCTATTTACAACAGCATTTATTTCCGGAAGAATTGTAGACCGTATTGGTTCTATCAAAAGCCTTTGCATGTCAGAAGGTCTTGGAATTCTAACTGCTTTGTCCCTCACCGTTATCCCAAGCAAGATTTTTGCGGTTATTCCACAAATTCTTGTAGGCGTATCCTTCTCGCTTTGGATTCCAGCCTACAACGTTATGATAGCCAATTATTCAAGCCAGGAAAGAAGGGGAAAAGCCTA contains these protein-coding regions:
- a CDS encoding MFS transporter, which produces MLNSRTSIAQRNITALAVFAFFRGTGVSIFMTLFPLYMINLGYQVADVGTIATLSSIPCIVLLPLIGILIDWIGRKPIATLTGLTMFLALLIPSFTSLYPFLVLAYAFYFFSFIAGQPSRSALLADSIDEQLGTAFAKTFIPFHVARAIVPFIAGYLAEIYGYSPIFLYSSFFTMIGTIFFAFYSVEPIKRKRKKISLIKELKESLVLERNLLKLYLFAIIDRFAWQLWFPLLNAHFKKGLGMADSEVGLLSSVMSGTLFTTAFISGRIVDRIGSIKSLCMSEGLGILTALSLTVIPSKIFAVIPQILVGVSFSLWIPAYNVMIANYSSQERRGKAYSKMNIFRTALAIPAPQVGGYLYDTISFATPFLLSILLMAVNISIIWYRKRRKS